GTGCTCGGTCCGCACCGTCACGTCCCCGAGACCGGAGCGGCGGCTTGGGGATGGTACTGGCTGGGAACGTTCTCGCGTCCCAGGGCGAGCGTCCGCGCCATCCAGAGAAGCTCGGTGAAGAATGCGTCGATCCGGGGAATCATCTCCTCGTCGACGAGATGGCCCTCCCCGTCGAACTTGGTCTCGACGTGGGGGAAGTTCAGGTCCGTGAACGTGACGGCGAGTCCGAGCTCGCGCACGACCCCCACCAGCCGCTCGATGACGCGCGTGCCGCCCCACGGTCCTCGGGAGACGCCGACGAGACCGACCGCCTTGTGGATGTATTCCCTGAGGAGGATGTCGAGCGCCATCTTCAAGCTGCCCGGATAGCCGTGGTT
This portion of the Candidatus Eisenbacteria bacterium genome encodes:
- a CDS encoding NADPH-dependent FMN reductase encodes the protein MNDQAMKRTMFLPILLGTVREGRQSENVARLLLERAEAHPEIETQLFDPRNMKFPMTDEGQGLKRLNPDWRDAVVRADGLVIVSPEYNHGYPGSLKMALDILLREYIHKAVGLVGVSRGPWGGTRVIERLVGVVRELGLAVTFTDLNFPHVETKFDGEGHLVDEEMIPRIDAFFTELLWMARTLALGRENVPSQYHPQAAAPVSGT